Part of the uncultured Anaeromusa sp. genome is shown below.
AAGTAATAAACCGTTTAGGAATGGTATGTATAGCGGTTTTAATCAAGCTTTCCATGAGACCGGTTTTTTCAACCAAACCGATGCCCAGCGTTAGAACCAGAATCATGCCGAGAGGCGGAAAGTTGATGTAGTTTTTGACCATGTCGGTCATAAACCAATGCAAGCCCTCTTGACTGAAAAGACTTTTGATGGGAATGAGTTTGTGGGTCAGCGGATGAATGGCTGTTACATTTTGTGAGGCCAGCACTGCGGATAAGGCGGCCAAGCCAAAAATAAGTAAAAGAAACAAAATAGCCGGATTGGGCAGTTTGTTGCCTATGACTTCCAGGCTGCGCAAAAAGCTGCCTCGGTTGTCGGTCGTGTCGGACGCATACGAGGGATGACTCATAATAAGCAAATCCTCCTTTTAATTACATAATAGTGCGTGATAAGCGTATGAGATAACGCGAAAAGTCACCTCCTGATGAGTTGTTTAAGGACATTTCCTAAAATTCAAGAAAAAACAGGCTGCTTAGCAGCGGTTTCTGGTTGTTTTAGCGCTAATAAAGCTGTTTGGTAAAGAATAGCTACCCCGTGAAGCAAGGCTGCTTCGTCGATTTCGAAATAAGGACTGTGCAGACCGTGGTTTTCTTTGTCTTTGAAGCCGCAGCCCAGCCAGAAGAAACTGCCGGGAACCCTCACCAGGTATTTAGAAAAGTCTTCGGCCGCTAAGACCGGCTTAACATCGGTGTGCACCTGGTCGGCGCCGAGAACCGTTATGGCAGCTTGTGTTAAGAGTGCTGTGGGCTGGGGCCAGTTGTTGAGTACCGGATAGCCGTGTTGGTAGTTAAGACGGTAAGTGCCGCCTTGGGAAGCGGTCATGCCGGAGAGAATGCGATCCAGCTTGCTCGGCAGCGTACCGCGAACCCCTTCGGAAAGAGTGCGTACCGTGCCCTCGAGGACTACTTCGCGGGCGATCACATTATAGCGGTCGCCGCCGTGGATTTGGCCGATGTTGATGGTGGCCGTCTCCAACGGATCTAGCTGGCGGCTTAAAATATGGCTGATGCCTTGCAGCACGTCGGCGGCAATGGTAATGGCGTCAACGCCGTGCTGCGGCTGACCGGCATGGGCGCCTTCGCCGAGGATGGTGATGCTGAGCCGATCCGAGGCGGCCATGAGCGCGCCCGGGCGCAGGCCGATTTCGCCACAGGGAAGATCCGGCCACAAATGCAAGCCGAAAATGGCGGAAACGTCATCTAAAAGACCTGCTTCCAGAAAGAAATGAGCGCCTCCTTCCGGGGAGGCTTCTTCGGCGGATTGGAAAAAGAGCTTGATTGTACCGGCTAAATGCTGACGGTTGTTGTGGAGTAAGCTGGCTAAACCAAGCAAGATCGCCATGTGGCCGTCATGGCCGCAGGCATGCATGGAGCCCTCGTGCTCGGAGCGAAATTCGGAGGCCGCTTCTTCGCGGATGGATAAGGCGTCCATGTCCGCACGGAAAGCGATGACAGGGCCGGGCTGGCTGCCGTGAATTACCGCGCATACGCCAAGATGGTTGCTGAACGTTTGCACGGAGAGTCCAAGCTTTTGCAATTCAGCAGCGATCATTTGGGATGTTTTTTCTTCTTTGTAGCTGGCTTCCGGGATGCGATGCAGCTGTCTTCGCCAAGAAATTAGTTGACGTTCCAGTTGAGTCAGAGTCGATTTGTCAAACATAATAAGCACCTCTGTGTCTAAACGTTAGAAAGCGTCGGTTATTGTGCACTTGCAGAACCATATTGTTCGTTCGTGTGCTTTCTTAAGCGTATCATACCATAGAGTTAAAGACATTTAAAAGACATTTCCTAAAATAAAAACCAAAAAATAACGAAAAATAGAAAAAATACAAAGTGCAAAAAAATAGAGCTCCCCACATGCGTGAAGAGCTCCTTTGCTCATTGGCTTTAAATTGTACTCAGTATATACTTTCCATATGATAGTGTCAACCCCCAGAAGCTGATTCATCTATGGCTGGCTGCAGTAGCTGCTGCCAGTGGATGGAGTATAGTTTGCGGGGCCGCCCTTTATTGAGCAGTTCTTCGCCGGTGACATCGGCGAAACCTTGATTGGCCAAGGTTGTCAACAGACGGCGGGCGCTGCGGGTGGTAATGCCTAGGTGAAAGGCCAGGTCGTCTGCGGCCAAGGTATCGCGTTTCAACTGATCCAAGGCGGCAAACAGCTTGTTGACCGTGGTACGGCTGAGACTCAGCTTTTCGGCAAAATGTTGGCAAACCGAGTCGCTGGCGCGCAGGGAATATTTCAGATGCGTAGGCGAACTGAGCGGTCCTACGGCTTCGCGGCTGTCGGTAACCGCCATCCACAGGCCTTTGCCGGCGCGTTTGGCCAGACCCAGGGCGTGGAAGGCGTTCTCTTCCGCCACATAAGCTGTGGGGCCAAAGCCGATGCCGCCGCTGACCTTGGCGCTGACTTGGCGGGTGATTTCGTCGAAACAGGGCAGGACGGTCAATTCCTCGGTCCACTTTTCCAAAATGCCCCTGGTGGAGTAGAGCGTGTATTGACCGTCGCCGCGGACAACGATGGAGCCTTGCAGCTGTTTGGCGTAATCTACCAGGATTTCGTAAAGACGCAGCTCTATTTTTTTGGCGGCGTAGCTCGATGAGTTGCGCACAAGGTCGTCATAGTCGTCAATCGTGATGTGCTGAATGGCCAATTGACCGCCTTTAAAGCGTTCCGCCCGCACCGCATTAAGCGCTACTTCGATGGTAGTGCGGATGTTGCTGCGAGTAGGCCAGATGCGGAAAACCGGCACGCCGAGTTCTTTGAGCTTTTCATAGGTAGCTAGGTAGCAGGTGACGGCAATATGGCTTTTGCCGCTTTGCCAAAGCTGGTAATGGTAGTCTGCCAGTTCGGCGGCGGTGACAATATCTTCGGTTTCGTGCAGAAACAGCTTTGGCAGAGGCATGTTGGCGTCCAGGAAGGTTTCTTCGATTTCCTGGCGGTTGAAGGTGTCAAAGCTGATGCTGTCTATTTCTAGATGGGCCATATGGGTGATCTGCAGCAGCGCTCGGTAGAGGCTGGAGCCGATATGCGGAATATAGAAGCAGGGAATGTTTAGGCCGAGGCGCTGCGCATGCTTATAAGGAGAAATGCCGGAGAAAAGCCAGAAGTCGAACTCCTCCAAATGCTGACGGACAATGTCAGGCACTTCGGCGGCGTTTTGGTAGACAAAAGGAGTGGACACGATTTGGTCCTTCCATTCTAAAGCGACAGGATAGGTTAAAGCGACCGAGTCGGCGGGGCCGACCAGAGCCAGGCGAAGTTTTTCCATGAATGATACCTCTATTCTTTAGCCAATGTTGGATTACTTCTTGATTTAATACGTATTCGCCTTTAACTCTAAAATTCCTGTAAAAAAAAGACCCACCGGCGTGTTGGCGGTGGGGAGCAAGACTCGCTGCCGGGGCTGCAGTCGGAGAACTGCAGCTAGAGAGGGTGCTGCACAGGGGGCGCAGCAAACCAGCGAGTATCTTTATCATACGGTAGAAGCAGGGAAGCGGCAATGGACATCGTTGCACCATGATAGAAAGATGCTAACCATTCAACAACGACGGAGGAGGGGAGAAGGCTAAGGCTTCTTCCGCTGGGAGCGGTTTGGCGAGAAGATAGCCTTGAATCAAATCGCAGCCCATGGCGTAGAGGCGCTGGAACTGTTCTTCGGTTTCTACTCCTTCCGCGACAACGGAGAGATTCATATCGTGCGCCAGACGAATCATGGCGCGGACAATCGCCTGATTTTGCTCGGTGTGGTGTTTGTGTAGAAAAGTTTTATCCAGTTTCAGGCGGTCAATGGGCAACTGATTGAGATAGGTCAAAGACGAATAGCCAGTGCCAAAATCGTCCAGGGAAATGCTCAGGCCTATTTCACGCAGCTCTTGCAGCTTTAAGACATGCTCGTCAAAGGATTCCATGAGAATGGATTCGGTCAATTCCAGCTCCAGCCATTCAGGAGGAATGTTTTCTTCCGCTAAAATGCGCCGGACCCGCTGGGTAAAATCGGTCTGCATCAGCTGGCGGCCGGAAATGTTGACAGCGACCCGGATGGGAGGTTCTAGCGGCGAGCGCTGCCGTAAGAAGCGGCAGGCGCTGCGCAGCACCCATTCGCCGATAGGCAGAATCAAGCCTGTTTCCTCGGCGAGGGGAATGAACTCCAGCGGCGAGACTAGGCCGCGTTCAGGATGCTGCCAGCGGATGAGGGCTTCAAAGGCGGTGATGTGGCCGCTGGGAAGATCCAACTGGGGTTGAAAATAAAGAAGAAACTGCCTGGCGGCCAAAGCTTGATGCAACTGGCTTTCCAGCTGAATGCGCCGGATCATGGCCTCTTGCATGGCAGGCTCGTAAAGACGCCAGGTTTTTTTACCGGCGCTCTTGGCGCGATTGAGCGCGGTGTCGGCGTTGCGCAGCACATCGTCTGCAGACAGGTCGTTGCTTAGGGGGCATATGCCCAGGCTGGCCGACAGCGGCAAAGAGGTGCCGCGCACCATGAGCGGGCGGCTGCAAAGGTCTAGAATGCGCTGCGCCCATTCATCCGCTTCGCGGGTTGTTAACGGGCCAAGCAAAACCGTAAATTCATCGCCCCCCAGACGGGCGGTCATGGTTTCGGCAGGCAGCATACTTTGCAGGCGGTGCGTTATTTCCAGCAGTACGTCGTCGCCACAGGCATGGCCCCA
Proteins encoded:
- a CDS encoding amidohydrolase; this translates as MFDKSTLTQLERQLISWRRQLHRIPEASYKEEKTSQMIAAELQKLGLSVQTFSNHLGVCAVIHGSQPGPVIAFRADMDALSIREEAASEFRSEHEGSMHACGHDGHMAILLGLASLLHNNRQHLAGTIKLFFQSAEEASPEGGAHFFLEAGLLDDVSAIFGLHLWPDLPCGEIGLRPGALMAASDRLSITILGEGAHAGQPQHGVDAITIAADVLQGISHILSRQLDPLETATINIGQIHGGDRYNVIAREVVLEGTVRTLSEGVRGTLPSKLDRILSGMTASQGGTYRLNYQHGYPVLNNWPQPTALLTQAAITVLGADQVHTDVKPVLAAEDFSKYLVRVPGSFFWLGCGFKDKENHGLHSPYFEIDEAALLHGVAILYQTALLALKQPETAAKQPVFS
- a CDS encoding GTP cyclohydrolase, with the translated sequence MEKLRLALVGPADSVALTYPVALEWKDQIVSTPFVYQNAAEVPDIVRQHLEEFDFWLFSGISPYKHAQRLGLNIPCFYIPHIGSSLYRALLQITHMAHLEIDSISFDTFNRQEIEETFLDANMPLPKLFLHETEDIVTAAELADYHYQLWQSGKSHIAVTCYLATYEKLKELGVPVFRIWPTRSNIRTTIEVALNAVRAERFKGGQLAIQHITIDDYDDLVRNSSSYAAKKIELRLYEILVDYAKQLQGSIVVRGDGQYTLYSTRGILEKWTEELTVLPCFDEITRQVSAKVSGGIGFGPTAYVAEENAFHALGLAKRAGKGLWMAVTDSREAVGPLSSPTHLKYSLRASDSVCQHFAEKLSLSRTTVNKLFAALDQLKRDTLAADDLAFHLGITTRSARRLLTTLANQGFADVTGEELLNKGRPRKLYSIHWQQLLQPAIDESASGG
- a CDS encoding EAL domain-containing protein; the protein is MNRRSEDHSKFTRELLIGLGEDSLRKNYYPELQARMADLERFRLLLDQAHDAIFLVDRATHRILDANAAARNCAGAQEVVGAPIQNWLHLELPEGMTPDTPVELIAKTQECLLQCCGNKEVPVEITLTWVQLPTQDVLVIVARDITRHKQDKQHLSDVYEELQANYEELESLYGQLSQAEEELKSKIRELETSQASLRESEDRYRLAMAGSNDAIWDWDLVRKQVVVSPHWAERIGFPSIAYEDSIQRWLQHIHPEDLPGRRQAMRQHLLKESSYFSVEYRFRLPNGRYCWIQERGKALFDEQDKPLRMCGSYTDVTSRKKQEERIRHMAYHDTLTNLPNRASLLEKLTELLPQQSGEKRHTLFLFDLDNFKFINNSWGHACGDDVLLEITHRLQSMLPAETMTARLGGDEFTVLLGPLTTREADEWAQRILDLCSRPLMVRGTSLPLSASLGICPLSNDLSADDVLRNADTALNRAKSAGKKTWRLYEPAMQEAMIRRIQLESQLHQALAARQFLLYFQPQLDLPSGHITAFEALIRWQHPERGLVSPLEFIPLAEETGLILPIGEWVLRSACRFLRQRSPLEPPIRVAVNISGRQLMQTDFTQRVRRILAEENIPPEWLELELTESILMESFDEHVLKLQELREIGLSISLDDFGTGYSSLTYLNQLPIDRLKLDKTFLHKHHTEQNQAIVRAMIRLAHDMNLSVVAEGVETEEQFQRLYAMGCDLIQGYLLAKPLPAEEALAFSPPPSLLNG